A genomic stretch from Sinorhizobium terangae includes:
- a CDS encoding sensor histidine kinase NtrY-like, translating into MVDGMALPLGTEDRVATVQDRRASFALPGLMLATGALICATLSLLVLLGLTPIRPERNIVIACAGVNGVFVVGLIYLIAREILRLLRARSKGRAAARLHVRIVALFSIVAITPAILVAIFASITLDVGLDRWFSLRTQAIVRSSLNVAQAYVLENASYLQGQTVSMANDLERNRQLYSLDRTGFTELMTRQARGRGMLGAFLVRADGSAILQANISTEKPLPAIPADALKSTVSGQPTLIPPGVTNLVGAVIPLDNIPGTYLYTVRNVDPEVMRSMRLMEENTAEYKALEAGRTSLQIAFGVLYIGFALIVLLAAIWTAIAVADRIVRPIRQLIGAADSVASGNLDVVVPVRAVDGDVGNLSRTFNKMVTEIRTQQQQILVAKDEVDQRRRFIEAVLSGVTTAVIGVGKDRRITIANPSSEEFLRKSAPGLLGASLSEVAPEIDAVLIEAESRYRNDYRKQINIMRGGTERTLNVQVTREEGDESHGSYVITIDDITDLVIAQRSTAWADVARRIAHEIKNPLTPIQLSAERLRRRYGKQIDQQDRAVFDQCTDTIVRQVEDIGRMVDEFSAFARMPKPTKEKSDLRSILKDAVFLREMGNNHITFVRDFGDEPLEGQFDGRMLGQAFGNIVKNAVEAIEAVPAGTSRGAPTIVVRSRREGASGRFVVDVIDNGKGLPTENRHRILEPYMTMREKGTGLGLAIVKKIIEDHGGQLELHDAPVDFDGGVGAMIRVILPPAGETGGEGTVKDKGNTNGG; encoded by the coding sequence ATGGTGGACGGAATGGCCCTGCCATTGGGCACAGAGGACAGGGTCGCAACTGTCCAGGATCGGCGGGCGTCCTTCGCGCTGCCCGGATTGATGCTCGCCACCGGCGCGCTGATCTGTGCCACCTTGTCGCTGCTCGTTCTTCTCGGCCTGACACCCATTCGGCCGGAACGAAACATCGTCATTGCCTGCGCGGGCGTCAACGGCGTCTTCGTTGTCGGTCTGATCTACCTGATCGCGCGAGAAATCCTCAGACTGCTGCGGGCGCGCAGCAAGGGAAGAGCGGCGGCACGGCTGCATGTGCGCATCGTCGCGCTATTTTCCATCGTCGCGATAACGCCGGCCATTCTGGTCGCAATCTTTGCCAGCATCACGCTTGATGTCGGGCTCGATCGCTGGTTCTCGCTGCGCACCCAGGCGATTGTGCGCTCGTCGCTGAACGTTGCGCAGGCTTACGTCCTCGAGAATGCGAGCTACCTGCAAGGCCAGACAGTATCTATGGCCAACGACCTCGAGCGCAACCGGCAGCTTTACAGCCTCGATCGCACCGGCTTCACCGAATTGATGACGCGGCAGGCGAGGGGGCGCGGCATGCTTGGTGCCTTCCTGGTGCGCGCTGACGGTAGCGCCATCCTTCAAGCCAATATCTCGACGGAAAAGCCGCTGCCTGCCATTCCTGCCGATGCGCTCAAAAGCACGGTTTCCGGCCAGCCGACGCTTATTCCTCCCGGCGTGACCAACCTCGTCGGCGCTGTCATTCCGCTCGACAATATACCGGGAACCTATCTCTACACGGTTCGCAACGTCGATCCCGAAGTGATGCGTTCGATGCGGCTGATGGAGGAGAACACGGCCGAATACAAGGCCCTTGAAGCGGGGCGCACCTCGCTTCAGATCGCCTTCGGCGTGCTCTATATCGGCTTTGCCCTCATCGTTCTCTTGGCGGCGATCTGGACGGCGATAGCCGTTGCCGACCGTATCGTGCGGCCGATCCGGCAACTGATCGGCGCCGCAGACAGCGTTGCATCCGGCAACCTCGATGTGGTCGTTCCGGTGCGCGCCGTCGATGGCGACGTGGGCAACCTGTCGCGCACCTTCAACAAGATGGTCACCGAGATCCGCACGCAGCAGCAGCAGATCCTGGTAGCGAAGGACGAAGTGGACCAGCGCCGCCGCTTCATCGAGGCGGTGCTTTCCGGTGTCACCACGGCGGTTATCGGCGTCGGCAAGGATCGTCGCATCACGATTGCCAATCCTTCGTCGGAAGAGTTCCTGCGGAAGTCGGCGCCGGGACTGCTGGGCGCAAGCCTGAGCGAGGTCGCGCCGGAGATCGACGCGGTGCTGATCGAGGCGGAAAGCCGCTATCGCAACGATTACCGCAAGCAGATCAATATTATGCGCGGCGGGACCGAGCGCACGCTGAATGTCCAGGTGACGCGTGAGGAAGGCGACGAGTCGCATGGTTCCTACGTCATCACCATCGACGACATCACCGATCTGGTGATTGCGCAGCGGTCTACCGCATGGGCCGACGTGGCCCGCCGCATCGCGCACGAGATCAAGAATCCGCTGACACCGATCCAGCTTTCGGCCGAACGTCTGCGGCGCCGTTACGGCAAGCAGATCGACCAGCAGGACCGGGCGGTATTCGACCAGTGCACGGATACCATCGTGCGCCAGGTGGAGGACATCGGCCGGATGGTCGACGAATTTTCCGCCTTTGCGCGGATGCCGAAGCCGACGAAGGAAAAATCCGATCTGCGATCGATCCTCAAGGATGCCGTCTTCCTTCGCGAGATGGGCAACAACCACATCACCTTCGTCCGCGACTTCGGCGACGAGCCGCTCGAAGGCCAGTTCGACGGCCGCATGCTCGGCCAGGCCTTCGGCAACATCGTCAAAAACGCGGTAGAGGCGATCGAGGCAGTCCCTGCCGGAACGTCGCGGGGGGCGCCGACCATCGTCGTCCGCTCCCGCCGCGAAGGCGCTTCCGGCCGCTTCGTTGTCGATGTGATCGACAACGGCAAGGGGCTGCCGACAGAGAACCGGCACAGAATTCTGGAGCCATACATGACGATGCGCGAAAAGGGCACCGGTCTCGGTCTCGCAATCGTCAAGAAGATCATCGAGGACCATGGCGGACAATTGGAACTGCACGACGCACCGGTCGATTTCGACGGCGGCGTCGGGGCAATGATCCGCGTGATCCTGCCGCCTGCCGGCGAAACCGGGGGCGAAGGTACTGTAAAGGACAAGGGTAATACCAATGGCGGCTGA
- a CDS encoding D-amino-acid transaminase: MPRIAYVNGAYVPHSEAAIHVEDRGYQFADGVYEVCEIRHGFIVDLSRHLDRLDRSLRELRIAWPMSRAALIHVIREVSRRNRVRNGLFYLQVTRGVARRDHVFPANDTPPSLVVTAKRTDATAIAKKNADGIEAITVPENRWDRVDIKSVGLLPNVLARQKAKELGAQEAIFVDTDGLVKEGAATNVWIVDGDGTLRTRPAEHGILRGITRTTLMDVAKALGLKIEEKAFSVEEMYAAREVFVTAATSICFPVVSVDGKTISNGHPGSIAQNIREAFFDIAEKTLI; the protein is encoded by the coding sequence ATGCCGCGAATTGCTTATGTCAACGGCGCCTACGTGCCGCATTCCGAAGCCGCCATTCACGTCGAAGATCGCGGCTACCAGTTCGCGGACGGAGTCTACGAGGTTTGCGAGATCCGTCACGGCTTCATCGTGGACCTCAGTCGGCATTTGGATCGCCTGGACCGATCGCTCAGGGAATTGCGGATCGCCTGGCCGATGAGCCGAGCGGCGCTGATCCACGTCATTCGCGAGGTATCGCGCAGGAACCGGGTGCGCAACGGGCTTTTCTATCTGCAAGTGACGCGGGGCGTGGCACGGCGCGATCATGTCTTCCCGGCAAACGACACACCACCATCACTCGTCGTCACGGCCAAGCGGACGGATGCCACCGCAATCGCGAAGAAGAATGCGGACGGGATCGAGGCGATCACGGTGCCGGAAAATCGTTGGGATCGGGTCGACATCAAGTCAGTCGGCCTTCTGCCGAACGTGCTTGCGCGCCAGAAGGCGAAGGAACTCGGAGCTCAGGAGGCAATTTTCGTCGATACCGACGGCCTCGTCAAAGAGGGAGCGGCGACCAATGTCTGGATCGTTGATGGCGACGGAACCCTGCGCACGCGTCCGGCGGAGCACGGCATCCTGCGCGGCATAACGCGCACGACGCTGATGGACGTGGCGAAGGCGCTTGGCCTGAAGATCGAGGAAAAGGCGTTTTCGGTGGAGGAGATGTACGCTGCGCGCGAAGTCTTCGTTACTGCCGCGACGAGCATCTGTTTTCCGGTCGTTTCCGTCGACGGCAAGACGATCAGCAATGGTCATCCGGGAAGCATAGCACAGAATATTCGCGAGGCCTTTTTCGACATTGCGGAAAAGACATTGATTTGA
- the hflX gene encoding GTPase HflX, whose amino-acid sequence MSNITKRDSKSSSIIPELERLRDDMRAVVVVPVLKKTGKASAEIVSAPVTRSDESRLEEAMGLALAIDLDVVHGMIVPVAQPKPGTLLGSGKIEEIGHVLDEKDAGLVIIDHPLTPVQQRNLEKEWNAKVIDRTGLILEIFGRRASTKEGTLQVDLAHLNYQKGRLVRSWTHLERQRGGAGFMGGPGETQIEADRRLLQEKIVRLERELEQVRRTRQLHRSKRKKVPHPIVALVGYTNAGKSTLFNRMTGAGVLAEDMLFATLDPTLRRLKLPHGRMVILSDTVGFISDLPTHLVAAFRATLEEVLEADLILHVRDLSDADNQAQASDVLRILADLGIDEKEGAERIVEVWNKIDKLEPEMREVLVKKAASTPNTVAVSAVTGEGVDHLLAEIGRRLSGVLTECTVVLGLDQLQLLPWVYEHSIVDGREDLEDGRVSLDLRLTEGEAAELERRLGNGPKPVEEDW is encoded by the coding sequence GTGAGCAACATTACCAAGCGTGATTCAAAATCGTCGTCGATCATCCCGGAGCTGGAACGGCTCCGCGATGACATGCGCGCGGTCGTCGTCGTTCCCGTTCTGAAGAAGACGGGAAAGGCATCGGCCGAGATTGTCTCTGCGCCGGTGACGCGCTCCGACGAAAGTCGCCTGGAAGAGGCAATGGGCCTCGCCCTTGCCATTGATCTCGACGTGGTGCACGGAATGATCGTTCCGGTTGCCCAGCCGAAGCCGGGAACCTTGCTCGGCAGCGGCAAGATCGAGGAGATCGGCCATGTCCTGGACGAGAAGGATGCCGGGCTGGTAATCATCGATCACCCGCTGACGCCAGTCCAGCAGCGCAACCTCGAGAAGGAATGGAACGCCAAGGTCATCGACCGGACGGGCCTCATTCTGGAAATCTTCGGGCGGCGCGCCTCCACCAAAGAAGGTACGCTTCAGGTCGATCTCGCGCATCTCAACTATCAGAAGGGCCGGCTGGTCAGAAGTTGGACCCACCTTGAACGCCAGCGCGGCGGCGCGGGGTTCATGGGCGGCCCCGGTGAAACCCAGATCGAAGCCGACCGTCGGTTGCTGCAGGAAAAGATCGTTCGACTGGAGCGTGAACTGGAGCAGGTGCGCCGCACCCGTCAGCTTCATCGCTCGAAGCGCAAGAAGGTGCCGCACCCGATCGTGGCACTGGTCGGTTATACGAACGCCGGCAAATCGACGCTCTTCAACCGGATGACCGGTGCGGGCGTGCTGGCCGAGGACATGCTTTTCGCGACGCTCGATCCGACGCTCAGGCGTCTGAAGTTGCCGCATGGGCGCATGGTCATTCTATCCGACACGGTCGGTTTCATCTCCGATCTGCCGACGCACCTTGTCGCAGCCTTCCGGGCGACGCTTGAAGAAGTGCTCGAAGCGGACCTGATTCTGCACGTGCGCGACCTATCCGATGCAGACAACCAGGCACAGGCGAGCGATGTGCTGCGCATCCTTGCCGACCTCGGCATCGACGAGAAGGAAGGCGCCGAGCGCATCGTCGAGGTCTGGAACAAGATCGACAAGCTCGAACCGGAGATGCGCGAAGTGCTCGTGAAAAAGGCAGCAAGCACGCCGAACACGGTCGCCGTCTCTGCGGTCACCGGCGAGGGCGTCGATCACCTGCTCGCCGAGATCGGCCGCCGTCTTTCGGGCGTCCTGACAGAGTGCACGGTCGTGCTCGGTCTCGACCAGTTGCAGCTACTGCCTTGGGTCTATGAGCATTCGATCGTCGATGGCCGAGAGGACCTTGAAGACGGAAGGGTCAGCCTCGACTTAAGGCTGACGGAGGGTGAGGCCGCGGAGCTTGAACGGCGGCTCGGCAACGGACCGAAACCGGTCGAAGAGGACTGGTGA
- the trkA gene encoding Trk system potassium transporter TrkA, producing MKVVICGAGQVGYGIAERLSQENNDVSVIDTSAALIAHITETLDVRGYVGHGAHPDVLARAGADQADMIIAVTLYDEVNIVACEVAHAIFNVPTKVARIRAQNYLAPEYSDLFSRENVPIDVTISPEIEVGRLVLRRISFPGATDVVRFAEDRIAMIAIECMEDCPVVDTPLQQLSELFPDLLATVTGIFRNGKLIVPHSSDQLQTGDLAYVVCDRDHVRRTLGLFGHEEQEARRIIIMGGGNIGYFVARMIEEQQPRMRVKLIENDRDRAVQLADKLNNTVVLHGSAMDQRILMQADVQDADLVVALTNNDQINILGSMMGKRLGAKSTLVLINEPAYQDFAGTAGVDAHINPRAVTISRVLQHVRKGRIRSVYAVQSGQAEVIEAEALETSPMVGKALRELELPEGIRIGALYRDRTFIRPDGNTRIKAKDRVVLFAAADAVRHVEQLFRVSIQYF from the coding sequence ATGAAAGTGGTCATATGCGGCGCTGGACAGGTCGGCTACGGGATTGCCGAGCGCCTGTCACAGGAAAACAACGACGTCTCGGTGATCGATACGTCCGCCGCGCTGATCGCCCATATCACTGAAACGCTGGATGTGCGCGGCTATGTCGGCCACGGCGCGCATCCGGATGTGTTGGCGAGAGCCGGTGCCGACCAGGCTGACATGATCATCGCTGTCACATTGTACGACGAGGTCAATATCGTGGCCTGCGAGGTAGCGCATGCGATCTTCAATGTGCCGACCAAGGTCGCCCGCATTCGCGCACAGAACTATCTCGCACCGGAATATTCGGACCTCTTTTCCCGGGAGAATGTCCCGATCGACGTGACGATTTCGCCGGAAATCGAAGTGGGCCGTCTTGTTCTTCGGCGTATTTCCTTCCCGGGTGCCACCGATGTGGTCCGCTTCGCCGAGGATCGCATCGCCATGATCGCGATCGAGTGCATGGAAGACTGCCCCGTTGTGGACACTCCACTACAGCAGTTAAGCGAGCTTTTTCCGGATCTTCTGGCCACCGTTACGGGTATCTTCCGAAACGGAAAACTGATCGTTCCGCATTCCTCCGATCAATTGCAGACGGGCGATCTCGCCTACGTCGTTTGCGACCGGGACCATGTCCGCCGCACGCTGGGGCTTTTCGGACACGAAGAGCAGGAGGCGCGGCGGATCATCATCATGGGCGGCGGCAATATCGGCTATTTCGTCGCGCGCATGATCGAGGAGCAGCAGCCCCGGATGCGTGTCAAGCTCATCGAGAATGATCGCGACCGGGCCGTGCAGCTGGCCGACAAGCTGAACAACACCGTCGTCCTGCATGGCTCGGCCATGGACCAGAGGATCCTGATGCAGGCGGACGTTCAGGATGCCGATCTCGTGGTCGCCCTCACCAATAACGATCAGATCAACATTCTCGGCAGCATGATGGGCAAGCGGCTGGGCGCGAAGTCGACGCTGGTGCTGATCAACGAGCCGGCTTACCAGGATTTCGCCGGCACGGCCGGTGTCGATGCGCATATCAACCCGCGAGCCGTCACCATCTCCCGCGTCCTGCAGCATGTCAGGAAAGGCCGCATCCGATCGGTCTACGCGGTGCAGAGTGGCCAGGCAGAAGTGATCGAGGCCGAAGCACTCGAGACCTCGCCGATGGTCGGCAAGGCCCTGCGCGAGCTCGAATTGCCGGAGGGGATCCGCATTGGAGCGCTCTATCGCGACAGGACTTTCATTCGGCCTGACGGCAATACGAGGATAAAGGCGAAGGATCGCGTCGTGCTTTTTGCAGCCGCCGACGCGGTGCGTCATGTCGAACAGCTTTTCCGAGTCAGCATCCAATATTTCTGA
- the hfq gene encoding RNA chaperone Hfq: MAERSQNLQDLFLNTVRKQKISLTIFLINGVKLTGVVTSFDNFCVLLRRDGHSQLVYKHAISTIMPGQPLQMFENEEAAS, from the coding sequence ATGGCGGAACGTTCTCAAAACTTGCAGGATCTCTTTCTCAATACGGTCCGCAAGCAAAAGATTTCATTGACCATTTTCCTGATCAATGGCGTCAAATTGACAGGCGTGGTCACATCTTTTGACAATTTCTGTGTATTGCTGCGCCGTGACGGCCATTCTCAGCTCGTCTACAAGCACGCCATCTCGACAATCATGCCGGGTCAGCCGCTGCAGATGTTCGAGAACGAGGAAGCCGCATCCTGA
- the ntrX gene encoding two-component system response regulator NtrX, translating into MAADILVVDDEEDIREIVSGILSDEGHETRTAFDSDSALAAINDRVPRLVFLDIWMQGSRLDGLALLDEIKSRHPDLPVVMISGHGNIETAVSAIKRGAYDFIEKPFKADRLILIAERALENSKLKREVSELKKKSGDPVELIGTSVAVSQLRQTIEKVAPTNSRIMIQGPSGSGKELVARMIHRKSTRASGPFVALNAAAITPDRMEVALFGTEGTPGQPRRTGALEEAHGGILYLDEIGEMPRETQNKILRVLVDQQFERVGGSKRVKVDVRIISSTAYNLENMISEGLFREDLFHRLAVIPVRVPALAERREDIPFLVDMFMRQVSEQAGIRPRKIGEDALAVLQAHDWPGNIRQLRNNIERLMILARSDGPDTPITADMLPTEVGDTLPKISAQGDQHIMTLPLREAREMFERDYLIAQINRFGGNISRTAEFVGMERSALHRKLKSLGV; encoded by the coding sequence ATGGCGGCTGATATTCTGGTTGTGGACGATGAGGAGGATATCCGGGAGATCGTCTCGGGGATCCTGTCGGACGAAGGTCACGAGACCCGGACGGCTTTCGACAGCGACAGTGCGCTTGCGGCGATCAACGATCGCGTGCCGCGATTGGTCTTCCTGGACATCTGGATGCAGGGCAGTCGCCTCGACGGACTGGCGCTGCTCGACGAGATCAAGAGCCGCCATCCCGACCTGCCGGTGGTGATGATTTCCGGTCACGGCAACATCGAAACGGCCGTTTCCGCCATCAAGCGCGGGGCTTACGATTTCATCGAAAAACCGTTCAAGGCCGACCGGCTGATCCTGATAGCCGAGCGGGCGCTGGAGAATTCCAAACTCAAGCGCGAAGTCTCGGAATTGAAGAAGAAGTCCGGCGATCCGGTAGAACTCATCGGAACATCCGTCGCCGTGTCGCAGTTGCGGCAGACGATCGAGAAGGTGGCGCCGACCAACAGCCGGATCATGATCCAGGGACCTTCGGGTTCCGGCAAGGAACTCGTGGCGCGCATGATCCACCGCAAGTCAACGCGTGCATCCGGACCGTTCGTTGCGCTGAACGCCGCGGCGATCACCCCGGATCGCATGGAAGTCGCGCTTTTCGGTACGGAAGGCACTCCCGGCCAGCCGCGCCGCACAGGCGCGCTCGAAGAAGCCCATGGCGGCATTCTTTATCTCGACGAAATCGGCGAGATGCCGCGGGAAACGCAAAACAAGATCCTGCGTGTGCTGGTCGACCAGCAGTTCGAGCGTGTCGGTGGTTCCAAGCGCGTCAAGGTGGATGTGCGCATCATCTCCTCGACCGCCTACAATCTCGAGAACATGATTTCCGAGGGGCTTTTCCGCGAGGACCTGTTTCACCGGCTGGCGGTGATTCCGGTACGCGTTCCGGCCCTTGCCGAACGACGCGAGGACATTCCATTCCTTGTGGATATGTTCATGCGCCAGGTGAGCGAGCAGGCCGGCATCCGCCCGCGCAAGATCGGCGAGGACGCGCTCGCCGTTCTTCAGGCGCATGATTGGCCGGGCAATATCCGCCAGTTGCGCAACAATATTGAGCGCCTGATGATCCTCGCCCGCAGCGATGGGCCAGATACGCCGATCACCGCCGACATGCTGCCGACCGAGGTCGGGGACACCCTGCCCAAGATTTCCGCACAGGGTGACCAGCACATCATGACCTTGCCGTTGCGCGAGGCCCGTGAAATGTTCGAGCGCGATTATCTGATCGCTCAGATCAACCGATTCGGCGGAAACATCTCGCGCACGGCGGAGTTCGTCGGAATGGAACGTTCCGCGCTTCATCGCAAGCTGAAGTCGCTGGGCGTCTGA